Proteins from one Coregonus clupeaformis isolate EN_2021a chromosome 29, ASM2061545v1, whole genome shotgun sequence genomic window:
- the LOC121544238 gene encoding tetratricopeptide repeat protein 9A, translating into MSVSQTGYDGISRVDGGTVTGGLNISGTPKLQQCAQPPGNRPRDARFQQHGGRQHQHGSTAVKPPNSERSEPADVVKRAIDFKTQGTQCYKDKKYREAIGKYHRALLEMKGLCRVLGDPDASSKSPSSVLPTMSKSDSLTDEQKGAMENAELECYNSLAACLLQMELVNYERVKEYCLKVLRKEGDHFKALYRSGVAYYHLGDFHKALHYLKESHKQQPTDTNVLRYIQLTEMKIRRSAQREKKEAT; encoded by the exons ATGAGTGTAAGCCAAACTGGGTATGATGGCATTTCTAGAGTGGATGGTGGCACGGTAACGGGCGGCCTCAACATCAGTGGTACCCCGAAGCTGCAACAGTGTGCTCAGCCTCCCGGTAATCGACCCAGGGATGCCCGGTTCCAGCAACACGGCGGGCGGCAGCACCAGCACGGTAGCACGGCTGTCAAACCGCCTAATTCCGAACGGTCCGAACCCGCGGACGTTGTGAAGCGCGCCATTGACTTCAAGACTCAAGGCACCCAGTGCTACAAGGATAAGAAGTACCGGGAAGCGATTGGCAAGTACCACCGTGCTTtattagagatgaaggggttGTGCCGGGTGCTGGGAGACCCCGATGCCAGCTCTAAGTCTCCTTCCTCGGTGCTGCCTACTATGAGCAAGTCAGACAGCCTGACAGACGAGCAGAAAGGTGCCATGGAGAACGCCGAGCTGGAATGTTACAACAGTCTGGCAG CGTGCCTGTTGCAGATGGAGCTGGTCAACTATGAGCGTGTGAAGGAGTATTGTCTGAAGGTGCTGCGTAAGGAAGGGGACCACTTCAAGGCTCTGTACCGCTCTGGGGTGGCCTATTATCACCTAGGAGACTTCCACAAGGCCCTGCACTACCTCAAGGAGTCCCACAAACAGCAGCCAACAG ACACCAACGTTCTCCGCTACATCCAGCTGACGGAGATGAAGATCCGTCGTTCTGCCCAGAGGGAGAAGAAAGAGGCCACATAA